From Klebsiella electrica, the proteins below share one genomic window:
- a CDS encoding RidA family protein, with translation MTITRIDAQARWSDVVIHNQTLYYTGVPANLDADACEQTANTLAQIDAVLEKQGSNKSRILDATIFLADKSDFAAMNKAWDAWVVAGHAPVRCTVQAALMKPEYKVEIKIIAAV, from the coding sequence ATGACAATTACGCGTATCGATGCGCAAGCCCGCTGGTCAGATGTCGTCATCCACAACCAGACCCTTTACTACACCGGCGTACCGGCCAACCTGGATGCGGATGCCTGTGAGCAAACCGCGAATACCCTGGCGCAGATTGACGCCGTGCTGGAAAAACAGGGTAGCAACAAGTCGCGTATTCTTGATGCCACCATTTTCCTCGCGGACAAAAGCGATTTTGCCGCCATGAATAAAGCCTGGGACGCCTGGGTAGTCGCCGGTCACGCCCCGGTACGCTGCACCGTTCAGGCCGCGTTGATGAAGCCTGAATACAAAGTCGAAATTAAAATTATCGCCGCGGTGTAA
- a CDS encoding ATP-dependent DNA helicase, protein MIDDFAADGQLANAIPGFKPREPQRQMAVAVTHAIKEARPLVVEAGTGTGKTYAYLAPALRANKKVIISTGSKALQDQLYSRDLPTVAKALNFTGRLALLKGRSNYLCLERLEQQALAGGDLPVQTLSDVILLRSWSNQTTDGDISTCVSVAEDSQAWPLVTSTNDNCLGSDCPLYKDCFVVKARKKAMDADVVVVNHHLFLADMVVKESGFAELIPEAEVMIFDEAHQLPDIASQYFGQSLSSRQLLDLAKDITIAYRTELKDTQQLQKCADRLAQSAQDFRLQLGEPGYRGNLRDLLADSNIQRALLLLDDALELCYDVAKLSLGRSALLDAAFERATLYRARLKRLKEINQPGFSYWYECTSRHFTLALTPLTVAEKFKEVMAQKPGSWIFTSATLSVNDDLRHFTARLGIEEAESLLLPSPFDYAHQTLLCVPRNLPLPNQPGAARHLAAMLKPLIEANDGRCFMLCTSHAMMRDLAEQFRATMTLPVLLQGETSKGQLLQQFVSAGNALLVATSSFWEGVDVRGDALSLVIIDKLPFTSPDDPLLKARMEDCRLRGGDPFDEVQLPDAVITLKQGVGRLIRDIDDRGVLVICDNRLVMRPYGAVFLASLPPAPRTRDIRRAVRFLAVPPAR, encoded by the coding sequence GTGATCGACGATTTTGCAGCAGATGGCCAACTGGCCAACGCGATTCCGGGATTTAAACCACGCGAACCGCAGCGCCAGATGGCGGTGGCGGTGACCCACGCCATAAAAGAGGCGCGGCCGCTGGTGGTGGAAGCCGGGACCGGTACCGGGAAGACATACGCCTACCTGGCGCCGGCGCTGCGCGCCAACAAAAAGGTGATCATCTCAACCGGTTCGAAAGCGTTGCAGGATCAGCTGTACAGCCGCGACCTGCCGACGGTGGCCAAAGCGCTGAATTTCACCGGCAGGCTGGCGCTGCTGAAAGGGCGGTCCAATTACCTGTGCCTTGAGCGTCTTGAACAACAGGCTCTGGCCGGCGGCGATCTGCCGGTGCAAACCCTGAGCGACGTCATTTTGCTGCGATCCTGGTCTAATCAAACCACCGATGGCGATATCAGCACCTGCGTCAGCGTCGCCGAAGACTCTCAGGCCTGGCCGCTGGTGACCAGCACCAATGATAACTGCCTCGGCAGCGACTGCCCGCTGTACAAAGATTGCTTCGTCGTCAAAGCGCGTAAAAAGGCGATGGATGCCGACGTGGTGGTGGTTAACCACCACCTTTTTCTTGCCGATATGGTGGTGAAAGAGAGCGGTTTCGCCGAGCTGATCCCCGAAGCGGAAGTGATGATCTTCGATGAAGCCCATCAGCTGCCGGATATCGCCAGTCAGTATTTTGGCCAGTCGCTCTCCAGTCGTCAGCTGCTGGATCTGGCGAAAGACATCACTATCGCCTACCGCACCGAGCTAAAAGATACCCAGCAGCTGCAAAAATGCGCCGACCGGCTGGCCCAGAGCGCGCAGGATTTCCGCCTGCAGCTCGGCGAGCCCGGCTATCGCGGCAACCTGCGCGATCTGCTGGCGGACAGCAACATTCAGCGGGCGCTGCTGCTGCTCGATGATGCGCTGGAGCTGTGCTATGACGTGGCAAAACTGTCTCTGGGACGCTCGGCGCTGCTGGATGCCGCCTTTGAACGCGCGACGCTCTACCGGGCGCGACTGAAGCGACTGAAAGAGATCAACCAGCCGGGCTTCAGCTACTGGTATGAATGCACTTCCCGCCACTTTACCCTGGCGCTGACGCCGTTGACGGTGGCCGAAAAATTTAAAGAGGTGATGGCGCAGAAGCCGGGGAGCTGGATTTTTACCTCCGCAACGCTGTCGGTCAACGACGATCTTCGGCATTTCACCGCGCGCCTTGGCATCGAAGAGGCGGAATCGCTGCTGCTGCCCAGCCCGTTCGATTACGCACATCAGACGCTGCTCTGCGTGCCGCGCAACCTTCCGCTGCCGAATCAGCCCGGCGCCGCGCGACATCTGGCCGCGATGCTCAAACCGCTGATTGAAGCTAACGACGGCCGCTGCTTTATGCTGTGCACCTCGCACGCGATGATGCGCGATCTGGCGGAGCAGTTCCGCGCCACCATGACCTTACCGGTTCTGTTACAGGGTGAAACCAGTAAAGGGCAGCTGTTACAGCAGTTCGTCAGCGCCGGCAACGCTCTGCTGGTGGCGACCAGCAGCTTTTGGGAAGGGGTGGATGTGCGCGGCGATGCGCTATCGCTGGTGATTATCGATAAGCTGCCGTTTACCTCACCGGACGATCCGCTGCTGAAAGCGCGAATGGAAGACTGTCGCCTGCGCGGCGGCGATCCGTTTGACGAAGTCCAGCTACCGGATGCGGTCATTACGCTGAAACAGGGGGTCGGGCGCCTGATCCGCGATATCGACGATCGCGGGGTGCTGGTAATTTGCGACAACCGGCTGGTGATGCGTCCCTATGGCGCCGTGTTCCTCGCCAGTCTGCCGCCAGCGCCGCGAACCCGCGATATCCGCCGGGCGGTGCGTTTCCTCGCCGTGCCGCCAGCGAGGTAA
- the tsaB gene encoding tRNA (adenosine(37)-N6)-threonylcarbamoyltransferase complex dimerization subunit type 1 TsaB, whose amino-acid sequence MRILAIDTATEACSAALWNDGTLCAHFEICPREHTQRILPLVQDVLNESNVSLSDLDALAFGRGPGSFTGVRIGIGIAQGLALGAELPMIGVSTLATMAQGAWRKTGATRVLAAIDARMGEVYWAEYQRDEQGVWHGEESEAVLKPDAVRERLQQLDGSWATVGTGWQAWPDLAQETTLVLTDGEVMLPAAEDMLPLACYLLAARKIVAVDQAEPVYLRNDVAWKKLPGRG is encoded by the coding sequence ATGCGAATTTTGGCTATCGATACCGCCACGGAGGCCTGCTCCGCGGCGCTGTGGAATGATGGCACCCTTTGTGCTCATTTCGAAATTTGTCCCCGTGAACATACCCAACGTATTCTGCCGCTGGTGCAGGATGTCCTGAACGAAAGCAATGTCTCACTGAGCGATCTGGATGCGCTGGCCTTCGGCCGCGGACCTGGCAGTTTTACCGGCGTGCGCATTGGCATAGGCATTGCTCAGGGGCTGGCGCTGGGGGCTGAACTGCCGATGATTGGCGTATCGACCCTGGCCACCATGGCGCAGGGCGCATGGCGTAAAACCGGCGCAACCCGCGTACTGGCGGCCATCGACGCCCGAATGGGCGAAGTGTACTGGGCTGAATACCAGCGCGATGAGCAGGGCGTCTGGCACGGCGAAGAGAGCGAAGCGGTACTGAAGCCTGACGCCGTTCGCGAACGTCTGCAACAGCTGGACGGCAGCTGGGCAACGGTAGGGACCGGCTGGCAAGCCTGGCCCGACCTGGCGCAGGAGACTACGCTGGTCTTAACCGACGGCGAGGTGATGCTACCGGCGGCGGAAGACATGCTGCCGCTGGCCTGCTACCTGCTGGCCGCCAGGAAAATCGTAGCCGTAGACCAGGCCGAACCGGTTTATTTGCGTAACGACGTGGCGTGGAAGAAACTTCCTGGCCGGGGATGA
- a CDS encoding Slp family lipoprotein, whose protein sequence is MAGQNKAVRWLLAGAVAVALSGCVSVPDVIKGSSPTPQQDLVRVMAAPQLYVGQEARFGGKVVNIQNQQGKTRLEIATVTLDSGARPELNEASRGRIFADVNGFLDPVDFRGQLVTVVGPITGVVDGKVGSTPYKFMLMNATGYKRWNVVQQVVMPPQPIDPWMLGPRPWGYGYGSWGWYNPGPAEVRSVVTE, encoded by the coding sequence ATGGCGGGTCAAAACAAAGCAGTACGTTGGTTATTAGCGGGCGCCGTTGCCGTCGCGTTAAGTGGATGCGTGTCGGTGCCGGATGTGATTAAAGGCTCCAGCCCGACGCCGCAGCAAGATTTAGTTCGGGTCATGGCGGCGCCGCAGCTCTATGTTGGCCAGGAAGCCCGCTTCGGCGGTAAAGTCGTCAACATCCAGAATCAACAGGGTAAAACCCGTCTGGAAATCGCCACCGTTACGCTGGACAGCGGCGCGCGGCCTGAGCTGAACGAAGCGTCACGCGGGCGCATCTTCGCCGATGTGAACGGCTTCCTCGACCCGGTTGATTTCCGCGGCCAGTTGGTGACCGTCGTTGGCCCGATTACCGGCGTCGTGGACGGTAAAGTCGGCAGCACGCCGTACAAATTTATGCTGATGAATGCCACTGGCTATAAACGCTGGAACGTAGTGCAGCAGGTGGTTATGCCGCCGCAGCCTATCGACCCGTGGATGCTCGGCCCGCGCCCCTGGGGTTACGGTTATGGCAGTTGGGGCTGGTACAACCCGGGCCCTGCGGAAGTCAGAAGTGTTGTAACTGAATGA
- the fadD gene encoding long-chain-fatty-acid--CoA ligase FadD, protein MKKVWLNRYPADVPAEINPDRYQSLVELFEHATTRYADQPAFINMGEVMTYRKLEERSRAFAAYLQQGLGLQKGDRVALMMPNLLQYPIALFGILRAGMIVVNVNPLYTPRELEHQLNDSGATAIVIVSNFAHTLEKVVGKTQVKHVILTRMGDQLSTAKGTLVNFVVKYIKRLVPKYHLPDAISFRSALHAGYRMQYVKPDIVCEDLAFLQYTGGTTGVAKGAMLTHRNMLANLEQVNATYGPLLHRGKEFVVTALPLYHIFALTMNCLLFIELGGQNLLITNPRDIPGLVKELAKYPFTAMTGVNTLFNALLNNKEFQQLDFSSLHLSAGGGMPVQQVVAERWVKLTGQYLLEGYGLTECAPLVSVNPHDIDYHSGSIGLPVPSTEAKLVDDDDNDVPTGMPGELCVKGPQVMLGYWQRPDATAEIIKNGWLHTGDIAVMDDEGFLRIVDRKKDMILVSGFNVYPNEIEDVVMQHSGVQEVAAVGVPSGSSGEAVKIFVVKKDATLTEEALIAFCRRQLTGYKVPKLVEFRDELPKSNVGKILRRELRDEARAKVDNKA, encoded by the coding sequence GTGAAAAAGGTTTGGCTAAACCGCTATCCCGCCGATGTTCCGGCGGAGATCAATCCTGACCGCTACCAATCCCTGGTTGAATTATTTGAACATGCCACCACGCGCTATGCCGACCAACCGGCGTTTATCAACATGGGCGAGGTAATGACCTACCGGAAGCTGGAGGAGCGCAGCCGGGCATTCGCCGCTTATCTCCAGCAGGGGCTGGGGTTGCAGAAGGGCGATCGCGTCGCGCTGATGATGCCTAACCTGTTGCAATATCCCATCGCGCTCTTCGGCATTCTGCGCGCGGGGATGATTGTGGTGAACGTCAATCCGCTGTATACGCCGCGCGAGCTTGAACATCAGCTCAATGACAGCGGGGCGACGGCGATTGTAATCGTCTCCAACTTCGCCCATACCCTGGAGAAAGTGGTCGGGAAAACCCAGGTGAAGCATGTGATCCTGACCCGGATGGGCGATCAGCTCTCAACGGCCAAAGGCACCCTGGTGAACTTCGTGGTGAAGTACATCAAGCGCCTGGTGCCGAAATATCACCTCCCTGATGCCATCTCTTTTCGCAGCGCGCTGCACGCCGGCTACCGTATGCAGTACGTTAAACCCGACATTGTCTGTGAAGATCTGGCTTTCCTGCAGTACACCGGCGGCACCACCGGCGTGGCGAAGGGGGCAATGCTCACCCACCGCAATATGCTGGCTAACCTTGAACAGGTGAATGCCACCTACGGGCCGCTGCTGCATCGTGGGAAAGAGTTTGTCGTGACGGCGCTGCCGCTGTATCACATTTTTGCGCTGACCATGAACTGCCTGCTGTTCATTGAACTCGGCGGCCAGAACCTGCTGATTACCAACCCGCGTGATATCCCGGGGCTGGTGAAAGAGCTGGCAAAATACCCGTTTACCGCGATGACCGGGGTCAATACGCTATTCAACGCCTTGCTCAACAACAAAGAGTTTCAGCAGCTCGATTTCTCCTCTCTGCATCTTTCCGCTGGCGGCGGTATGCCGGTGCAGCAGGTGGTGGCCGAGCGGTGGGTTAAGCTCACCGGACAGTATCTGCTGGAGGGCTATGGCCTGACGGAGTGCGCGCCGCTGGTCAGCGTTAACCCGCATGATATTGACTATCACAGCGGCAGCATCGGTTTGCCGGTTCCGTCGACCGAAGCGAAGCTGGTGGACGATGATGATAATGACGTGCCGACGGGCATGCCCGGAGAGCTGTGTGTCAAAGGGCCGCAGGTGATGCTGGGCTACTGGCAGCGTCCCGATGCGACCGCAGAGATCATCAAAAACGGCTGGCTGCATACCGGCGATATTGCGGTGATGGATGATGAAGGCTTTTTGCGCATCGTCGATCGCAAAAAAGATATGATTCTGGTCTCCGGGTTTAACGTCTATCCGAACGAAATCGAAGATGTGGTGATGCAGCATTCGGGCGTGCAGGAGGTGGCTGCCGTTGGCGTACCGTCGGGCAGCAGCGGTGAAGCGGTGAAGATTTTCGTCGTGAAGAAAGACGCGACGCTGACCGAAGAGGCGCTGATCGCCTTCTGCCGCCGCCAGCTGACCGGATATAAAGTACCGAAACTGGTTGAATTCCGTGATGAACTGCCGAAATCCAACGTGGGTAAAATTTTACGGCGAGAACTGCGTGACGAAGCCCGCGCTAAAGTAGACAATAAAGCCTAA
- the rnd gene encoding ribonuclease D, with amino-acid sequence MITTDDGLRAICEAASAAPAIALDTEFVRTRTYYPQLGLLQLFDGEQVSLIDPLEITDWAPMRELLLNKDVTKYLHAGSEDLEVFLNTFNLMPQPLIDTQILAAFCGRPMSWGFASMVEEYTGIALDKSESRTDWLARPLTPRQCDYAAADVWYLLPIASKLMAETAAAGWLEAALDECHLMQQRRQEVQDPAQAWRDIGNAWQLRTRQLGCLQLLAEWRLRKARDRDMAVNFVVREEHLWNVARYMPGSLGELDSLGLSGSEIRFHGKTLISLVAKAQTLPEEALPEPLQNLIDMPGYRKVFKEIKALVQEVSTEKGLSAELLASRRQINQLLNWHWQLKSANGRPELISGWRSDLMADRLQALLSEYPR; translated from the coding sequence ATGATCACCACCGACGATGGTCTTCGCGCCATCTGCGAAGCGGCAAGCGCCGCACCCGCGATTGCGCTGGATACAGAATTTGTCCGCACCCGCACCTACTACCCGCAGCTGGGCCTGCTCCAGCTGTTTGACGGGGAACAGGTTTCGCTGATTGACCCGCTGGAGATAACCGACTGGGCGCCGATGCGTGAGCTGCTGCTGAACAAAGACGTCACCAAGTACCTGCACGCTGGCAGTGAAGATCTGGAAGTATTCCTCAACACCTTTAACCTGATGCCGCAGCCGTTGATTGATACCCAGATTCTGGCCGCTTTTTGCGGGCGCCCGATGTCATGGGGATTTGCGTCGATGGTGGAAGAGTATACCGGCATTGCGCTGGATAAGAGCGAGTCGCGCACCGACTGGCTGGCTCGCCCGCTGACCCCGCGTCAGTGCGACTATGCGGCGGCGGATGTCTGGTATCTGCTGCCGATCGCCAGCAAGCTGATGGCGGAAACCGCGGCCGCTGGCTGGCTGGAGGCCGCGCTGGACGAATGTCATCTGATGCAGCAGCGTCGTCAGGAAGTGCAGGACCCGGCGCAGGCGTGGCGTGATATCGGTAACGCCTGGCAGCTGCGCACCCGACAACTGGGCTGTCTGCAGCTGCTGGCGGAGTGGCGTTTACGTAAGGCGCGCGATCGCGATATGGCGGTCAATTTTGTCGTGCGTGAAGAGCATCTGTGGAACGTGGCGCGCTATATGCCGGGGAGTCTCGGTGAACTGGATAGCCTCGGCCTGTCCGGCAGCGAAATTCGCTTCCACGGTAAAACGCTGATAAGTCTGGTGGCGAAAGCCCAGACGCTGCCTGAAGAGGCGCTGCCGGAGCCGCTGCAAAACCTGATTGATATGCCGGGCTACCGCAAGGTCTTTAAAGAGATTAAAGCGCTGGTGCAGGAAGTGAGTACCGAGAAGGGGCTGAGCGCAGAGCTGCTGGCATCAAGACGGCAGATTAACCAGCTGCTGAACTGGCACTGGCAGCTGAAAAGCGCAAACGGACGACCTGAGCTGATTTCCGGCTGGCGAAGCGACCTGATGGCCGATCGTCTGCAGGCGCTGTTAAGCGAATATCCGCGCTAA
- the minE gene encoding cell division topological specificity factor MinE has product MALLDFFLSRKKNTANIAKERLQIIVAERRRGDAEPHYLPQLRKDILEVICKYVQIDPEMVSVQLEQRDGDISILELNVTLPETEESKP; this is encoded by the coding sequence ATGGCATTACTCGACTTTTTTCTCTCGCGGAAAAAGAACACGGCCAACATTGCGAAAGAGCGCCTGCAAATCATCGTCGCGGAGCGTCGTCGCGGCGACGCTGAACCGCATTATCTGCCGCAGTTACGCAAAGATATTCTGGAAGTGATTTGTAAGTATGTACAGATCGACCCGGAAATGGTCAGCGTTCAGCTGGAACAACGGGATGGCGATATTTCGATTCTGGAGTTGAACGTGACTTTGCCAGAAACGGAAGAGTCGAAACCCTGA
- the minD gene encoding septum site-determining protein MinD, with amino-acid sequence MARIIVVTSGKGGVGKTTSSAAIATGLAQKGKKTVVIDFDIGLRNLDLIMGCERRVVYDFVNVIQGDATLNQALIKDKRTDNLYILPASQTRDKDALTREGVDKVLEELKKMDFDFVVCDSPAGIETGALMALYFADEAIITTNPEVSSVRDSDRILGILASKSRRAENGDEPIKEHLLLTRYNPGRVNKGDMLSMEDVLEILRINLVGVIPEDQSVLRASNQGEPVILDDASDAGKAYADTVERLLGEERPFRFIEEEKKGFLKRLFGG; translated from the coding sequence ATGGCACGCATTATTGTTGTGACTTCGGGTAAAGGGGGCGTTGGCAAGACCACCTCCAGCGCGGCCATCGCTACCGGTTTGGCCCAGAAGGGAAAGAAAACTGTCGTTATCGACTTTGATATCGGTCTGCGTAACCTCGACCTGATTATGGGCTGCGAGCGTCGGGTGGTTTATGACTTCGTCAACGTGATTCAGGGCGATGCCACGCTGAATCAGGCGTTAATCAAGGATAAACGCACCGACAATCTCTATATCCTCCCCGCTTCCCAGACGCGTGATAAAGATGCGCTGACCCGCGAAGGTGTCGATAAAGTTCTCGAAGAACTGAAAAAGATGGACTTCGATTTTGTGGTCTGCGATTCCCCTGCGGGCATCGAAACCGGTGCGCTGATGGCGCTCTATTTTGCCGACGAAGCCATCATCACCACCAACCCGGAAGTCTCCTCCGTTCGTGACTCCGACCGTATCCTCGGTATCCTCGCCTCCAAATCCCGCCGCGCGGAAAATGGCGATGAGCCGATCAAAGAACACCTGCTGCTGACGCGCTACAACCCTGGTCGTGTGAACAAAGGCGACATGTTGAGCATGGAAGATGTTCTGGAAATCCTGCGCATCAATCTGGTCGGCGTTATCCCGGAAGATCAGTCCGTGCTGCGGGCGTCAAACCAGGGTGAGCCGGTTATCCTGGATGACGCGTCAGACGCAGGTAAGGCTTATGCCGATACGGTAGAACGTCTGCTCGGAGAAGAACGTCCTTTCCGCTTCATTGAAGAAGAGAAGAAAGGTTTCCTCAAACGCCTGTTCGGAGGATAA
- the minC gene encoding septum site-determining protein MinC has product MSNTPIELKGSSFTLSVVHLHDANPEVIRQALEDKIAQAPAFLRHAPVVVNISNVENDVDWHPMHEAIVSTGLRIMGVSGCKIPRLKTEIDRTGIPLLTEGKEKIPRQAPPEPVAPPPVVNPVTKTRLIDLPVRSGQRIYAPNCDLIVTNHVSAGAELIADGNIHVYGMMRGRALAGAGGDREAQIFCSHLTAELVSIAGEYWLSDNIPAEFYGKAARLRLGDTALTIQPLS; this is encoded by the coding sequence ATGTCAAATACGCCAATCGAACTTAAGGGCAGTAGCTTCACCTTATCTGTCGTTCATTTGCACGACGCAAATCCCGAGGTTATTCGTCAGGCGTTAGAAGACAAGATCGCCCAGGCTCCCGCTTTTTTACGTCATGCTCCGGTCGTTGTTAATATCAGCAACGTCGAAAACGATGTTGACTGGCACCCTATGCATGAAGCCATTGTCAGCACCGGTTTACGAATTATGGGCGTGAGCGGGTGTAAAATCCCGCGGCTCAAAACGGAAATAGACCGCACCGGGATTCCTTTACTGACGGAAGGGAAAGAAAAAATCCCCCGCCAGGCGCCGCCAGAGCCGGTTGCGCCGCCGCCAGTTGTTAATCCGGTCACAAAAACGCGTTTAATTGATCTGCCGGTACGTTCCGGTCAGCGCATTTATGCACCAAACTGTGATCTCATTGTTACAAATCATGTGAGTGCCGGTGCGGAACTTATTGCCGATGGTAACATCCATGTTTATGGCATGATGCGGGGACGCGCACTCGCGGGCGCAGGCGGCGACAGAGAAGCGCAAATATTTTGTTCACACCTCACGGCGGAACTGGTTTCCATCGCAGGGGAATACTGGCTGAGTGATAATATCCCGGCCGAATTTTATGGCAAAGCGGCCCGCCTGCGTCTGGGTGATACCGCTTTGACTATTCAACCGTTGAGTTAG
- a CDS encoding YcgL domain-containing protein: MFCVIYRSTKREQTYLYVEKRDDFSRVPGELMASFGSPQMTMLLPLDGQKKLAGADLEKVKQSLIDQGYYLQLPPPTENLLKKHLAEQGNKSD, from the coding sequence ATGTTTTGTGTGATCTATCGAAGTACTAAACGTGAACAAACCTATTTATATGTCGAAAAAAGGGACGATTTTTCACGCGTTCCTGGCGAACTGATGGCCAGCTTCGGTTCGCCGCAGATGACCATGCTTTTACCGCTCGACGGACAGAAGAAGCTTGCTGGTGCCGATCTGGAAAAAGTCAAACAGTCGCTGATTGATCAGGGCTACTATCTTCAACTTCCTCCTCCGACTGAGAATCTACTGAAGAAACACCTGGCGGAACAGGGGAATAAATCTGATTAA
- a CDS encoding fumarylacetoacetate hydrolase family protein: protein MYQHHNWQGALLDYPVSKVVCVGSNYANHIKEMGSAMPEEPVLFIKPETALCDIRQPLVLPEGLGSVHHEVELAVLIGGTLRQATEEHVLKAIAGYGVALDLTLRDLQGKMKKAGQPWEKAKGFDNSCPVSGFIPAAEFHGDPQNTPLSLKVNGSVRQQGTTADMIHKIVPLIAYMSRFFTLKAGDIILTGTPEGVGPLGSGDELDVGFNGLTLTTRVL from the coding sequence ATGTACCAACATCATAACTGGCAGGGAGCATTACTGGATTACCCGGTAAGTAAAGTCGTTTGCGTGGGCAGCAATTATGCAAACCACATTAAGGAAATGGGCAGTGCAATGCCGGAAGAACCGGTGCTGTTTATTAAACCTGAGACGGCACTATGCGATATCCGCCAGCCGTTGGTGCTCCCCGAAGGATTGGGTTCGGTGCATCATGAAGTTGAACTGGCGGTGCTGATTGGCGGTACGCTGCGCCAGGCGACGGAAGAACACGTCCTGAAAGCGATCGCCGGTTACGGCGTAGCGCTGGATCTTACCCTGCGCGATCTGCAGGGCAAGATGAAAAAAGCCGGCCAGCCGTGGGAAAAAGCCAAGGGCTTTGATAATTCCTGCCCGGTATCCGGTTTTATCCCGGCGGCGGAATTTCATGGCGACCCGCAAAATACCCCGCTGAGCCTGAAAGTGAACGGCAGCGTTCGCCAGCAGGGAACGACGGCTGATATGATCCATAAAATCGTCCCGCTGATTGCCTATATGTCGCGCTTCTTTACGCTCAAAGCCGGCGATATCATCCTGACCGGCACGCCAGAAGGCGTCGGGCCGCTCGGCAGCGGCGATGAACTGGACGTTGGCTTTAATGGTCTGACGCTCACCACCCGCGTACTGTAA
- a CDS encoding YcgN family cysteine cluster protein encodes MSEQPFWQHKTLDEMTDAEWESLCDGCGQCCLHKLMDEDTDEIYFTNVACRQLNIKTCQCRNYERRFEYEPDCIKLTRDNLPTFEWLPPTCAYRLLAEGQPLPHWHPLLSGSKAAMHGERISVRHIAVKEETVRDWQDHILNKPDWAQ; translated from the coding sequence ATGAGCGAACAACCTTTCTGGCAACACAAAACACTCGATGAAATGACCGATGCAGAGTGGGAATCACTGTGCGACGGCTGCGGACAGTGCTGCCTGCATAAGCTGATGGATGAGGATACGGATGAGATCTATTTCACCAACGTCGCCTGTCGTCAGTTAAATATTAAAACCTGCCAGTGCCGTAACTATGAACGACGTTTCGAGTATGAACCGGACTGCATCAAACTGACGCGCGACAATCTGCCGACGTTCGAATGGTTGCCGCCGACCTGCGCCTATCGTCTGCTGGCGGAAGGGCAGCCTCTGCCGCACTGGCACCCGCTGCTTAGCGGCTCGAAAGCGGCGATGCACGGCGAACGCATCTCCGTGCGCCATATTGCGGTAAAAGAAGAGACGGTGCGCGACTGGCAGGACCATATCCTCAATAAGCCCGACTGGGCGCAGTGA
- a CDS encoding helix-turn-helix domain-containing protein, with translation MAVVVHLDKLLVEKKMTSRSLAAFIGITEQNLSLLKSGKVKGIRFDTLAKICEAMECQPGDIISWEPDPATPDGE, from the coding sequence ATGGCTGTGGTGGTTCATCTGGACAAACTGTTGGTAGAGAAAAAAATGACGTCCAGATCGCTGGCGGCTTTTATCGGTATTACTGAGCAAAATCTCTCGCTGCTCAAGTCCGGCAAAGTAAAGGGGATCCGTTTCGATACGCTGGCCAAGATTTGCGAAGCCATGGAGTGTCAGCCCGGCGACATTATCTCCTGGGAACCCGACCCCGCGACACCCGATGGAGAGTAA
- a CDS encoding DUF2975 domain-containing protein: protein MKGVRNKLSLVFISGILPLFFILALITPLWLYFSGESFFISSMLKFAELQPESQPMATVSPLHSLLLLIILYVPVGLFAFAIWQRMQVMRLVGKRQILSLALARCVRNIALMMLSLGMVLPVCRFLIPLVVWSPEKYFQVTVMIGDVILLLSGGLLFVTFHAMLAGIRAEEETREFI from the coding sequence GTGAAAGGTGTACGAAATAAACTCAGTCTGGTGTTTATCTCAGGAATATTGCCGCTCTTTTTCATCCTCGCCTTAATTACCCCCCTGTGGTTATATTTTTCCGGTGAGTCGTTTTTTATTTCCAGCATGCTTAAATTTGCCGAACTGCAGCCAGAAAGTCAGCCAATGGCCACCGTATCACCGCTTCACTCGTTACTGCTATTGATTATTCTGTATGTTCCCGTTGGGTTGTTCGCTTTCGCTATCTGGCAGAGAATGCAAGTGATGCGCCTGGTGGGCAAACGGCAAATCCTCAGCCTGGCGCTGGCGCGTTGTGTGCGTAATATTGCGTTGATGATGCTAAGCCTTGGCATGGTCTTACCGGTGTGCCGCTTTTTAATACCGCTGGTCGTCTGGTCGCCGGAAAAATATTTCCAGGTCACCGTGATGATTGGCGATGTGATTCTGTTGCTCAGCGGCGGCTTGTTATTTGTGACGTTTCACGCCATGCTCGCGGGGATCAGAGCGGAAGAAGAAACCAGGGAGTTTATCTGA